From Musa acuminata AAA Group cultivar baxijiao chromosome BXJ3-8, Cavendish_Baxijiao_AAA, whole genome shotgun sequence, one genomic window encodes:
- the LOC135645789 gene encoding protein NRT1/ PTR FAMILY 4.4-like, with translation MDAQARHSVGEESMHAVVFLDWKGRSCMPTKHGGMRAAAFLLGLQALEMMAIAAVGNNLITYVFNDMHFPLSKSANIVTNFIGTVFLLSLLGGFLSDSYLGSFRTMLAFGFVELSGFLLLTVQAHLPQLRPPHCNMMSEGGDRCVEAKGFEALVFYTALYLVALGSGCLKPNIISHGADQFTKDDPNHSKKLSTYFNTAYFSFCVGELIALTVLVWVQTRSGMDVGFSLSAATMAAGLISLICGMLYYRNKPPRGSLFTPIARVLVAAIIKRKQVSPNTKLLRQGSVHTEKFRFLDKACMQIQGVADRKQSSWTLCTVAQVEQVKIILSVIPIFACTIIFNTILAQLQTFSVQQGSAMNTQVTEAFEIPPASLQAIPYLMLIVLVPLYEIGFVPLARRFTKTDSGISSLQRIGLGLFTVTFSMVSAALVEKKRRELAVGSDKQLSIFWIAPQFLIFGVSEMFTAVGLIEFFYEQSMAGMQSFLTAMTYCSYSFGFYLSSLLVSLVNKVSSGAHRSGWLSDNNLDKDRLDLFYWLLAALSLVNFVNYLYWSRWYSYNPSADSAAINPPCAEEDYSSFTSSKLMEAQNIPL, from the exons ATGGATGCTCAAGCAAGGCACAGCGTCGGTGAGGAATCCATGCATGCCGTGGTCTTCCTCGACTGGAAGGGCAGATCCTGCATGCCCACCAAGCATGGTGGCATGCGAGCTGCTGCCTTCTTgttag GACTTCAAGCACTGGAGATGATGGCCATTGCAGCTGTAGGCAACAACCTCATAACCTATGTGTTCAACGACATGCACTTCCCTCTATCCAAATCCGCAAACATAGTGACCAACTTCATAGGCACTGTGTTCCTTCTCTCTCTGCTCGGTGGATTCTTGTCAGACTCTTATCTTGGGAGCTTCCGCACTATGTTGGCTTTCGGCTTCGTCGagctttcg GGCTTCTTACTGCTCACGGTGCAAGCACACCTCCCCCAACTGAGGCCTCCTCACTGCAACATGATGTCGGAAGGAGGCGATCGCTGCGTGGAGGCCAAAGGATTCGAGGCACTCGTATTCTACACTGCACTCTACTTGGTGGCCTTGGGGAGCGGCTGCCTCAAACCCAACATCATCTCTCATGGGGCTGACCAGTTCACCAAGGACGATCCCAACCACTCCAAGAAGCTCTCGACGTACTTCAACACCGCATACTTCAGCTTCTGCGTCGGAGAACTCATCGCTCTAACAGTTCTTGTCTGGGTCCAGACTCGGTCGGGAATGGATGTCGGCTTCAGTTTGTCGGCCGCCACCATGGCCGCCGGCCTCATTAGCTTGATCTGTGGCATGTTGTACTACAGAAACAAGCCCCCACGGGGGTCCCTTTTCACCCCAATTGCAAGA GTTCTTGTGGCAGCAATCATCAAGAGAAAACAAGTTTCCCCCAACACTAAGCTGCTTCGTCAAGGCAGCGTCCACACCGAAAAGTTCAG GTTCTTGGACAAAGCATGCATGCAGATCCAGGGAGTGGCCGACAGGAAGCAGAGCTCATGGACGCTGTGCACGGTCGCCCAAGTCGAGCAGGTGAAGATAATCCTCTCCGTGATCCCGATATTTGCATGCACCATCATCTTCAACACCATACTGGCCCAGCTCCAGACCTTCTCGGTGCAACAAGGAAGCGCCATGAACACTCAGGTCACCGAAGCATTCGAGATCCCCCCTGCTTCCCTGCAGGCCATCCCCTACCTCATGCTCATCGTCCTTGTCCCCCTCTACGAGATCGGCTTCGTGCCGCTCGCTCGAAGGTTCACCAAGACGGACTCcggcatctcctcgctgcagcgcaTCGGCTTGGGCCTCTTCACCGTGACGTTCTCCATGGTCTCAGCCGCGCTGGTGGAGAAGAAGAGGCGAGAGCTTGCCGTTGGCTcagacaagcaactctccatcttcTGGATCGCACCACAGTTCCTCATATTCGGCGTCTCGGAGATGTTCACAGCCGTGGGTCTCATCGAGTTCTTCTACGAGCAGTCCATGGCCGGGATGCAGTCCTTCCTCACCGCCATGACCTACTGCTCCTACTCATTTGGGTTCTACCTCAGCTCTCTCCTCGTCTCCCTGGTGAACAAGGTGTCATCCGGAGCTCACAGGAGTGGGTGGCTCAGTGACAACAACTTGGACAAGGACAGATTGGACCTCTTCTATTGGCTCCTTGCAGCACTCAGCCTCGTCAACTTCGTCAACTACCTGTACTGGTCCAGATGGTACTCATACAATCCATCTGCAGACTCTGCTGCCATCAACCCGCCCTGTGCCGAAGAAGACTACAGCAGCTTCACCTCCTCAAAGCTCATGGAAGCTCAGAATATTCCACTCTAA